The proteins below are encoded in one region of Rhizobacter sp.:
- a CDS encoding EamA family transporter has translation MSAPALALVLVAALLHALWNVVAKKAGGDGRFALIVACFIVVVWAPVGLWAGWDAVPRWGFPEWALIVASGVTHLAYFHVLLRGYAASDLTVVYPVARGTAPLVASLGAVLLLGESLSTLGAIGVLAVTGGVFLIAGGPGLWAKAHDPAQRARVMAGLRWGGATGLLISGYTLIDGYAVKVWLISPILIDYFGNFARIPFMLPMALRNPAAVKEAWRAQWKHALVVATISPLAYVLVLYAVTLAPLSHVAPAREVSMLFAALFGGRLLGEGDRGLRIAGALCIGLGVAGLALG, from the coding sequence ATGTCCGCCCCCGCGCTTGCCCTCGTCCTCGTTGCCGCGCTCCTGCATGCCCTGTGGAACGTGGTGGCCAAGAAGGCCGGGGGCGACGGCCGCTTCGCGCTCATCGTGGCGTGCTTCATCGTGGTGGTGTGGGCGCCGGTGGGGCTCTGGGCCGGCTGGGACGCGGTGCCGCGCTGGGGCTTCCCCGAGTGGGCGCTCATCGTGGCCAGCGGCGTCACGCACCTGGCGTACTTCCATGTGCTGCTGCGGGGTTATGCGGCGAGCGACCTCACCGTGGTCTACCCGGTGGCGCGCGGCACGGCGCCGCTCGTGGCCTCGCTCGGGGCGGTGCTGCTGCTCGGTGAATCGCTGAGCACGCTCGGGGCGATCGGGGTGCTGGCCGTCACCGGCGGCGTCTTCCTCATCGCCGGCGGCCCCGGCCTCTGGGCCAAGGCGCACGACCCGGCGCAGCGCGCGCGGGTGATGGCGGGCCTGCGCTGGGGTGGCGCCACCGGCCTGCTCATCTCCGGCTACACCCTGATCGACGGTTATGCGGTGAAGGTGTGGCTGATCTCGCCCATCCTCATCGACTACTTCGGCAACTTCGCGCGCATTCCCTTCATGCTGCCGATGGCGCTGCGCAACCCCGCGGCGGTGAAGGAGGCGTGGCGCGCGCAGTGGAAACATGCGCTGGTGGTGGCCACCATCAGCCCCTTGGCCTACGTGCTGGTGCTGTATGCGGTGACGCTCGCGCCGCTGTCGCACGTGGCGCCGGCCCGCGAGGTGTCGATGCTCTTTGCGGCGCTCTTCGGCGGGCGGCTGCTGGGCGAGGGCGACCGCGGGCTGCGCATCGCCGGGGCGCTGTGCATCGGGCTCGGCGTGGCCGGGCTGGCGCTGGGCTGA
- a CDS encoding EamA family transporter translates to MSLAALSLVIAAALLHALWNVVAKKAGGDARFSLLLTGFQVLLWSPLGLWVGWEAVPRWGVAEWCAVVASAFANLVYFHTLLRGYAQSDLTVVYPVARGTGPLLASLGALVLLDESMGWLGALGLLLVIGGIFLVAGGTAVWTKAQDVAQRRRVFAGVGWGAATGLCIAAYTLIDGYAIKVLTIQPVLFIFLCNVVRLPMHMPAALRDRPAFFEAARAQWRHALLIAVMAPLAYLLVLYAVQMAPVSHVAPAREMSMLFAALLGGKLLGESDRGLRIAGALCIGLGVAGLALG, encoded by the coding sequence ATGTCGCTCGCTGCCTTGAGCCTCGTGATCGCCGCAGCGCTGCTGCATGCGCTGTGGAACGTGGTCGCGAAGAAGGCCGGTGGCGATGCGCGCTTCTCGCTGCTGCTCACGGGCTTCCAGGTGCTGCTGTGGTCGCCGCTGGGCCTGTGGGTGGGCTGGGAGGCCGTGCCGCGCTGGGGCGTGGCCGAGTGGTGCGCCGTGGTGGCGAGCGCGTTCGCCAACCTCGTGTACTTCCACACCCTGCTGCGCGGGTATGCGCAGAGCGATCTCACGGTGGTGTACCCGGTGGCGCGCGGCACCGGCCCGTTGCTGGCCTCGCTGGGCGCGCTCGTGCTGCTCGACGAATCGATGGGCTGGCTCGGTGCCCTCGGCCTGTTGCTCGTGATCGGCGGCATCTTCCTCGTGGCCGGTGGCACGGCGGTGTGGACGAAGGCGCAGGATGTGGCGCAGCGCCGCCGTGTGTTCGCAGGTGTGGGCTGGGGCGCGGCCACCGGGCTGTGCATCGCCGCCTACACGCTCATCGACGGCTATGCGATCAAGGTGCTGACGATCCAGCCGGTGCTCTTCATCTTTCTCTGCAACGTGGTGCGGCTGCCGATGCACATGCCCGCGGCGCTGCGCGACCGGCCGGCGTTCTTCGAAGCGGCGCGCGCGCAATGGCGGCATGCGCTGCTGATCGCGGTGATGGCGCCGCTCGCCTATTTGCTGGTGCTGTATGCGGTGCAGATGGCACCGGTGTCGCACGTGGCGCCGGCGCGCGAGATGTCGATGCTCTTTGCGGCGCTGCTCGGCGGCAAGCTGCTCGGCGAAAGCGACCGTGGCCTGCGCATCGCCGGCGCGCTGTGCATCGGCCTGGGCGTCGCCGGCCTCGCGCTGGGATGA
- a CDS encoding DUF429 domain-containing protein: MNTMQLAGIDFTSRPTKRKPVTVALGELQHGVVKLTRLDLHERFEALSLWLHSPGPWLAACDFPFGLPRELVLALGWPTEWRPLMQHYASLSREEIRDTFATFCDARPVGAKFAHRACDVPAGSSPSMKWVNPPVAYMMHAGVPLLLEAGVHLPGLHAGDPQRVAVEGYPGLLARELIARRSYKSDDKAKQTPDRLIARKDLVDALEQGRSRLGVRLRLSHAQRDALVADASGDALDAVLCLVQAAWASTQPGHGMPADADPLEGWIATAVGAGPGPRG; this comes from the coding sequence ATGAACACCATGCAACTCGCCGGCATCGACTTCACCAGCCGCCCGACGAAGCGCAAGCCCGTCACGGTGGCGCTGGGCGAGCTGCAGCATGGCGTGGTGAAGCTCACCCGCCTCGACCTGCACGAGCGCTTCGAGGCGCTCTCGCTGTGGCTGCACAGCCCAGGGCCGTGGCTCGCCGCTTGCGACTTCCCCTTCGGCCTGCCGCGCGAGCTGGTGCTGGCGCTCGGCTGGCCCACCGAGTGGCGGCCCTTGATGCAGCACTACGCATCGCTCTCGCGCGAGGAGATCCGCGACACCTTCGCCACCTTCTGCGATGCACGCCCGGTGGGCGCCAAGTTCGCCCACCGCGCCTGCGACGTGCCCGCGGGCTCGTCGCCGTCGATGAAGTGGGTCAACCCGCCGGTCGCCTACATGATGCATGCGGGCGTGCCACTGCTGCTCGAAGCGGGCGTGCACCTGCCGGGCCTGCATGCGGGCGACCCGCAGCGTGTGGCGGTGGAGGGTTACCCGGGCCTGCTCGCCCGCGAGCTGATCGCGCGGCGCTCGTACAAGAGCGACGACAAGGCCAAGCAGACGCCCGACCGCCTGATCGCCCGCAAGGACCTGGTCGACGCGCTGGAGCAGGGCCGCAGCCGGCTCGGTGTGCGCTTGCGCCTGTCGCACGCGCAGCGCGACGCGCTGGTGGCCGATGCCTCGGGCGACGCACTCGACGCCGTGCTGTGCCTCGTGCAGGCCGCGTGGGCGAGCACGCAGCCGGGCCACGGCATGCCGGCCGATGCCGACCCGCTGGAAGGCTGGATCGCGACCGCCGTGGGGGCAGGCCCTGGGCCGCGAGGGTAA
- a CDS encoding helix-turn-helix transcriptional regulator: MSSAQPAALSAACVHDRRLHVVRDGFLYAGTIDEVTTQRHSVVLYLALTDEDFEIHLPQARLAARAAVLSPGVRNRVVGGAGPVACIDIGATHRHFSRLARAGFSAQAWPAGHFKVALRALTAFGEGRLTHAQADELYTWLAELAIDRTPAIRPTDERVREVMRLLRRDLDSPTCELAAAVGLSESWLVHLFHREVGITLRQYERTLRLQLAAAYLKSGVSLTEVAAMAGFADLAHFSKMWKVHYGFAPQRAFAGDEIFIDPIPSPSCVELSCIEPRPH, translated from the coding sequence ATGAGTTCTGCCCAGCCCGCCGCCCTGTCGGCTGCGTGCGTGCACGACCGGCGCCTGCATGTGGTTCGCGACGGTTTCCTCTACGCCGGCACCATCGACGAGGTGACGACCCAGCGGCACTCGGTGGTGCTCTACCTCGCGCTGACCGACGAAGACTTCGAGATCCACCTGCCGCAAGCGAGGCTGGCTGCGCGGGCGGCCGTGCTGAGCCCGGGCGTGCGCAACCGGGTCGTGGGCGGCGCGGGGCCGGTGGCCTGCATCGACATCGGGGCCACGCATCGCCATTTCAGCCGGCTCGCGCGGGCCGGCTTCAGCGCGCAGGCGTGGCCGGCGGGGCACTTCAAGGTGGCCTTGCGGGCGCTCACGGCGTTTGGCGAGGGCCGCCTCACCCACGCGCAGGCCGACGAGCTCTACACCTGGCTGGCCGAGCTCGCGATCGACCGCACCCCGGCGATCAGGCCGACCGATGAGCGTGTGCGCGAGGTGATGCGGCTGCTGCGGCGAGACCTCGACTCGCCGACCTGCGAGCTGGCGGCGGCGGTGGGGCTGTCGGAGTCATGGCTCGTGCACCTCTTCCACCGCGAGGTGGGCATCACCCTGCGCCAGTACGAGCGCACGCTGCGCCTGCAGCTCGCCGCCGCGTACCTGAAGAGCGGCGTGAGCCTCACCGAAGTGGCGGCGATGGCCGGCTTCGCCGACCTGGCGCATTTCTCCAAGATGTGGAAGGTGCACTACGGGTTCGCGCCGCAGCGGGCGTTCGCGGGCGACGAGATCTTCATCGACCCCATTCCCTCGCCTTCGTGCGTCGAGCTTTCGTGCATCGAGCCGCGGCCGCACTGA
- a CDS encoding polymer-forming cytoskeletal protein → MTLIRHVFALLLLLSSLPALAVNYTFPGNMPTGCTGSNGNYTCPGGSLAYNDTVTIAGVVPATITVNGNLNTSNARINQGGSASNLTIRVNGTLTTDYQAVINANVQATVVNSTDTQVTFGGSITTTTGAITLGYDNTVAGNITSTSGAITIGGITQVAGNVSCNCALQLEYDARISGNISAATLTTNGRAFLQGSSITTTGNVDIGYGATLAASVTAGGSIRLRGNIQASQCLRTTGSANLRLDWADRANGGVCCGALGSCSTSCVTNGSGAAMPALCSGTPPTTPPARFNAFETSTAAGSTSGVIRTKVSGTAFSVAVVAVNTAGTGVETSFTGNVRVEVLDASSTAGTVNASTGCNPNWTVASGTSAVTLNFAASDAGRKNVSLTVAEAFPNARIRVSYPDTGTATVTGCSTDNFAIRPASFASFSVTDATSSTAGTTRSLTSTAAPLSTALSGNFVHKAGRPFTVRATAVNSAGTTTALYTGTPTTSLSHCGTPSSACGGTLGAMAYSPTTSAGLVSTNSATYSEAGAFNLQLVDSSFANVDAADGSTAAERNITSGTLTVGRFVPDRFAITVTTTPLLRTFGSTCAARSFTYFGQPFGYAVLPRANVTAQNASGTATLNYPSTKFATLQPGTAYATTPTSLGLTTSGAMSTLTASYLGNAVADVQVTASTESLSLTRSATTPQSPLLASAYSIDTTWSLTDTSETTGGIATNESITGSVTFADMAFDAGGEFRYGQLKLGSAYGSELVALAVPVETQYWNGTGFVTNTADQCTTLPTSSLSLANFRGSLAACETAPTASSTSVSSGRAVMRLAAPGNGNKGSVDGTVQLGASITAGAVRCSAVGAATSAAVPANLPWLQSRAPGGSTYDQNPSARFSFGQYKSPLIQLREMY, encoded by the coding sequence ATGACGCTGATCCGCCACGTCTTCGCCCTGCTGCTCCTGCTGAGCAGCCTGCCGGCACTGGCCGTGAACTACACGTTCCCCGGCAACATGCCCACCGGCTGCACCGGCAGCAACGGCAACTACACCTGCCCCGGCGGCAGCCTGGCCTACAACGACACCGTCACCATCGCCGGGGTCGTGCCCGCCACCATCACCGTCAATGGCAACCTCAACACCAGCAACGCCCGCATCAACCAGGGCGGCTCGGCCAGCAACCTCACGATCCGCGTGAACGGCACGCTCACGACCGACTACCAGGCGGTGATCAACGCCAACGTGCAGGCCACGGTGGTCAACAGCACCGACACGCAGGTGACGTTTGGCGGCAGCATCACCACGACCACCGGCGCCATCACGCTGGGCTATGACAACACCGTGGCCGGCAACATCACGAGCACGAGCGGCGCCATCACCATCGGCGGCATCACGCAGGTGGCCGGCAACGTGAGCTGCAACTGCGCACTGCAACTCGAGTACGACGCCCGCATCTCCGGCAACATCAGCGCCGCCACGCTCACGACCAACGGCCGTGCGTTCCTGCAGGGCAGCAGCATCACCACCACCGGCAACGTCGACATCGGCTACGGCGCCACGCTCGCCGCCTCGGTCACGGCGGGCGGCAGCATCCGCCTGCGCGGCAACATCCAGGCCTCGCAATGTCTGCGCACCACCGGCTCGGCCAACCTGCGCCTCGACTGGGCCGACCGCGCCAACGGCGGCGTGTGCTGCGGCGCGCTCGGCTCGTGCAGCACGAGCTGCGTGACCAACGGCAGCGGCGCGGCCATGCCGGCGCTGTGCAGCGGCACGCCGCCCACCACGCCACCCGCGCGCTTCAATGCCTTCGAGACGAGCACCGCCGCGGGCAGCACGAGTGGCGTCATCCGCACCAAGGTCTCGGGCACCGCCTTCAGCGTGGCGGTGGTCGCGGTCAACACGGCCGGCACCGGCGTGGAGACCAGCTTCACCGGCAACGTGCGGGTCGAAGTGCTCGACGCGAGCAGCACCGCCGGCACGGTCAACGCCAGCACCGGCTGCAACCCGAACTGGACGGTCGCGAGCGGCACCTCGGCCGTGACGCTCAACTTCGCCGCGTCCGACGCCGGCCGCAAGAACGTGAGCCTCACCGTGGCCGAGGCCTTCCCCAACGCGCGCATCCGCGTGAGCTACCCCGACACCGGCACGGCCACCGTCACCGGCTGCAGCACCGACAACTTCGCGATCCGACCGGCGAGCTTCGCGAGCTTCTCCGTCACCGACGCCACGAGCAGCACCGCGGGCACCACCCGCTCGCTCACCAGCACGGCCGCGCCCCTCAGCACGGCCCTGTCGGGCAACTTCGTGCACAAGGCGGGCCGGCCCTTCACCGTGCGTGCCACCGCGGTCAACAGTGCCGGCACCACCACGGCCCTCTACACCGGCACACCCACCACCAGCCTCAGCCACTGCGGCACCCCATCGTCAGCCTGTGGCGGCACGCTGGGCGCGATGGCCTACAGCCCCACCACCTCGGCCGGTTTGGTCAGCACCAACAGCGCGACCTACTCGGAAGCTGGCGCGTTCAACCTCCAGCTGGTCGACAGCAGCTTCGCCAACGTCGATGCGGCCGACGGCTCGACCGCCGCCGAGCGCAACATCACGTCGGGCACGCTCACCGTCGGCCGCTTCGTGCCCGACCGTTTTGCGATCACCGTCACCACGACGCCGCTCTTGCGCACTTTCGGCAGCACCTGCGCCGCGCGCAGCTTCACCTACTTCGGCCAACCCTTCGGCTACGCGGTGCTGCCGCGGGCCAACGTCACCGCGCAAAACGCCTCGGGCACCGCCACGCTCAACTACCCAAGCACCAAGTTCGCCACCTTGCAGCCGGGCACCGCCTACGCCACCACACCCACGAGCCTCGGCCTCACGACCTCAGGCGCGATGAGCACGCTCACGGCCAGCTACCTCGGCAACGCCGTGGCCGACGTCCAGGTGACCGCCTCGACCGAGTCGCTCTCGCTCACCCGATCGGCCACCACCCCGCAAAGCCCGCTGCTGGCCAGCGCCTACAGCATCGACACGACCTGGTCGCTCACCGACACGTCGGAAACCACCGGCGGCATCGCCACCAACGAGAGCATCACCGGCAGCGTCACCTTCGCCGACATGGCCTTCGACGCGGGCGGCGAATTCCGCTACGGCCAACTCAAGCTCGGCAGCGCCTATGGCAGCGAGCTCGTCGCACTCGCCGTGCCGGTGGAAACGCAATACTGGAACGGCACCGGCTTCGTCACCAACACGGCCGACCAGTGCACCACGCTGCCCACGAGCAGCCTGTCGCTCGCCAACTTCCGCGGCAGCCTCGCGGCCTGCGAAACGGCGCCGACCGCCAGCAGCACAAGCGTCAGCAGTGGCCGCGCGGTCATGCGGCTCGCCGCACCGGGCAACGGCAACAAGGGCAGCGTCGACGGCACCGTGCAGCTCGGCGCCTCCATCACGGCTGGCGCGGTGCGTTGCAGCGCGGTCGGCGCGGCCACCTCCGCCGCCGTGCCGGCCAACCTGCCCTGGCTGCAGAGCCGAGCCCCCGGCGGCAGCACCTACGACCAGAACCCGAGCGCGCGCTTCAGCTTCGGCCAGTACAAGTCACCGCTGATCCAGTTGCGCGAGATGTACTGA
- a CDS encoding agglutinin biogenesis protein MshP: MRALHRNHGFAMVSAIFLMVVLALLGGLMVSMSNSQQISAVRDTLGARAYYAARAGMEWGAYQALVNGSCSGSAALPGAVAATGFSVQVACNASSGLNEGGTDYTVYQITATATAGTLGQHDYAERQLQAVVTNR; encoded by the coding sequence ATGAGAGCGCTTCACCGCAACCACGGCTTCGCGATGGTGTCGGCCATCTTCCTGATGGTGGTGCTGGCGCTGCTCGGCGGGCTGATGGTCTCGATGTCGAACTCGCAGCAGATCAGCGCCGTGCGCGACACGCTCGGCGCACGCGCCTACTACGCCGCGCGCGCGGGCATGGAATGGGGCGCCTACCAGGCCCTCGTCAACGGCAGCTGCTCGGGTTCGGCCGCCCTGCCCGGCGCCGTGGCCGCCACCGGCTTCTCGGTGCAGGTGGCCTGCAACGCAAGCAGCGGGCTCAACGAGGGCGGTACCGACTACACCGTCTACCAGATCACCGCCACGGCCACCGCCGGCACGCTCGGCCAGCACGACTACGCCGAGCGCCAGCTGCAAGCCGTGGTGACCAACCGCTGA
- a CDS encoding type II secretion system protein, whose translation MRRTSPFHHARGFTLLEAVLVIMLTGIVGVMVSTFVRQPIDAYVDLGRRTELTDAADLALRRMARELRTALPNSVRVDASGTFIEFLPVRSAGRYRAALSATNTGNVLDFGSTSDNSFDVLGPTVTAVAGDQLVVHNLGLPGADAYEGTSRRALTTFGSALSTLGYTVGGTQFPYASPNQRFHIVGTPVSFGCSPVPGGAGSLRRYAGYAIQNVQPTSALASQTGANNALVTGWVAACSFTYSASATTRNAVVTLRLTLTSGGESIHLLQQVQVEGSP comes from the coding sequence ATGCGGCGCACCTCACCCTTTCACCACGCACGGGGCTTTACCCTGCTGGAGGCGGTGCTCGTGATCATGCTCACGGGCATCGTCGGCGTGATGGTGTCGACCTTCGTGCGCCAGCCCATCGATGCGTATGTCGACCTCGGCCGCCGCACCGAGCTCACCGACGCGGCCGACCTGGCCTTGCGCCGCATGGCGCGCGAGCTGCGCACCGCCCTGCCCAACAGCGTGCGGGTCGATGCGAGCGGCACCTTCATCGAATTCCTGCCGGTGCGCTCGGCCGGGCGCTACCGCGCGGCGCTGAGCGCCACCAACACCGGCAACGTGCTCGACTTCGGCTCCACCAGCGACAACAGCTTCGACGTGCTCGGCCCCACCGTCACCGCCGTGGCCGGCGACCAGCTGGTGGTGCACAACCTCGGCCTGCCCGGCGCCGATGCCTACGAAGGCACGAGCCGGCGTGCGCTCACGACCTTCGGCAGCGCCTTGTCGACCCTCGGCTACACGGTGGGTGGCACGCAGTTCCCCTACGCCTCGCCCAACCAGCGCTTCCACATCGTCGGCACGCCGGTGAGCTTCGGCTGCTCGCCGGTGCCCGGTGGCGCCGGCAGCCTGCGCCGCTACGCGGGCTACGCCATCCAGAACGTGCAGCCCACGTCGGCGCTCGCGAGCCAGACCGGCGCCAACAACGCACTCGTCACCGGCTGGGTCGCCGCCTGCTCGTTCACCTACAGCGCGAGCGCCACCACGCGCAACGCGGTGGTGACGCTGCGCCTCACGCTCACGAGCGGCGGCGAAAGCATCCACCTGTTGCAGCAGGTGCAGGTGGAGGGCTCGCCATGA
- a CDS encoding prepilin-type N-terminal cleavage/methylation domain-containing protein, with product MPRPSPSSLKPASCAEARTGQRGLSLIELVLAIMIISVSVAGVLMVYNNSVRNSADPMVRKQAVAIAEAMLNEVLAQPFTYCDPQDTANEGATPPSSTAGCTGGAGGSQDKGGGTLGPQPATEGRFNATNPFDNVADYHGYASNGVIYGMDDGSNRIVALDGYSVSVSVTRAGAGFGLAADAALRVDVQVTGKGETITLTGYRFRYAPNSIG from the coding sequence ATGCCACGCCCCTCACCATCGAGCCTGAAACCGGCATCGTGCGCTGAAGCACGCACCGGCCAGCGCGGCTTGTCGCTGATCGAGCTGGTGCTGGCCATCATGATCATCAGCGTCTCGGTGGCAGGCGTGCTGATGGTCTACAACAACAGCGTGCGCAACAGCGCCGACCCGATGGTGCGCAAGCAGGCGGTCGCCATCGCCGAGGCCATGCTCAATGAGGTGCTCGCGCAGCCCTTCACCTACTGCGACCCGCAAGACACCGCCAACGAAGGCGCCACGCCGCCGAGCAGCACCGCCGGGTGCACGGGCGGTGCCGGCGGCTCGCAAGACAAGGGCGGCGGCACGCTCGGGCCCCAGCCGGCCACCGAAGGCCGCTTCAACGCGACCAACCCGTTCGACAACGTGGCCGACTACCACGGCTACGCCAGCAACGGCGTCATCTACGGCATGGACGACGGCAGCAACCGCATCGTCGCGCTCGACGGCTACTCGGTGTCGGTGAGCGTCACGCGCGCCGGGGCGGGCTTCGGCCTCGCGGCCGATGCGGCGCTGCGGGTCGACGTGCAGGTGACCGGCAAGGGCGAGACGATCACGCTCACCGGCTATCGTTTTCGCTACGCGCCCAACAGCATCGGCTGA
- a CDS encoding prepilin-type N-terminal cleavage/methylation domain-containing protein, which produces MYGPSTPMKGITLIELSVALSILAILAAVMLPRIAQLQRSARIGELRYLHGIVSTRVTLVNIAARLRQGAPDPTPCAGGRTADNHLQGAGTVCTEHGLVATQHGYPAAGPAQTFGLTAAEMPAARYRVRHEGGKTVFMRADATDPEACSFTYSQALDATTAAAISVPVTSGC; this is translated from the coding sequence ATGTACGGACCGAGCACCCCCATGAAGGGCATCACGCTGATCGAACTGAGTGTTGCGCTGAGCATCCTGGCCATCCTGGCCGCGGTGATGCTGCCGCGCATCGCCCAGCTGCAGCGCAGCGCCCGCATCGGCGAGCTGCGTTATCTGCACGGCATCGTGAGCACCCGCGTGACGCTCGTGAACATCGCCGCGCGCCTGCGCCAGGGCGCCCCCGACCCGACGCCCTGCGCCGGTGGTCGCACGGCCGACAACCACCTCCAGGGCGCCGGCACGGTGTGCACCGAGCACGGCCTCGTCGCCACGCAGCACGGCTACCCCGCAGCCGGCCCCGCGCAGACCTTCGGCCTCACCGCCGCCGAGATGCCGGCCGCGCGCTACCGCGTGCGTCACGAGGGCGGCAAGACCGTCTTCATGCGCGCCGACGCGACTGACCCCGAAGCCTGCAGCTTCACCTATTCCCAAGCCCTGGACGCCACGACGGCGGCGGCCATTTCCGTTCCCGTGACATCCGGATGCTGA
- a CDS encoding MarR family transcriptional regulator: MNLSPTLERFVLHWGEMGARWGVNRTVAQIHALLYINGRPMHAEEITETLGVARSNVSNSIRELQSWNLVRLVHIAGDRRDHFETSISVWELARTIIRERQRREIAPTIAVLTELLDDPAISRDPAEAKRRIRETLDFLQTLTAWSDEMLRLDTDTLAKVLKLGARVKKLLGRGDEAAPETPAADAPVVTPAHLLGP; the protein is encoded by the coding sequence ATGAACCTGTCGCCCACCCTCGAACGCTTCGTCCTGCACTGGGGCGAGATGGGCGCCCGCTGGGGCGTGAACCGCACGGTGGCCCAGATCCATGCGCTGCTCTACATCAACGGCCGGCCGATGCACGCCGAGGAGATCACCGAGACGCTGGGCGTGGCCCGCTCCAACGTGAGCAACAGCATCCGCGAGCTGCAGAGCTGGAACCTGGTGCGCCTCGTGCACATCGCCGGTGACCGGCGCGACCACTTCGAAACCTCGATCTCGGTGTGGGAGTTGGCGCGTACCATCATCCGCGAGCGCCAGCGCCGTGAGATCGCGCCCACCATCGCCGTGCTCACCGAGCTGCTCGACGACCCCGCCATCAGCCGCGACCCGGCCGAGGCCAAGCGGCGCATCCGCGAGACGCTCGATTTCCTGCAGACGCTCACCGCCTGGAGCGACGAGATGCTGCGCCTCGACACCGACACCCTGGCCAAGGTGCTCAAGCTCGGTGCCCGCGTGAAGAAGCTGCTCGGGCGTGGCGACGAGGCCGCACCCGAAACCCCGGCCGCAGACGCCCCGGTGGTGACCCCGGCCCACCTGCTCGGGCCTTGA
- a CDS encoding DUF393 domain-containing protein: MNTIYPLTLLYDAACPVCALEMDHLRARNDAGRLVFVDISTPGFDPTPYGASLDAMNAEIHAVRADGELMKGVQVLRLAYEAVGLGWVMRPAGWGPLRGPADVAYRVFARNRRTISRAAAPLIDAVRALRARQMARRMQQCAGGACSVDQDEGRTT, encoded by the coding sequence ATGAACACGATCTACCCGCTGACCCTGCTGTACGACGCCGCCTGCCCGGTGTGTGCCCTCGAGATGGACCACCTGCGCGCGCGCAACGATGCCGGCCGCCTCGTGTTCGTCGACATCAGCACACCCGGCTTCGACCCCACGCCTTACGGTGCGAGCCTCGACGCGATGAATGCCGAGATCCACGCCGTGCGCGCCGATGGCGAGTTGATGAAGGGTGTGCAGGTGCTGCGCCTGGCCTACGAGGCGGTGGGCCTGGGCTGGGTGATGCGCCCGGCCGGCTGGGGCCCGCTGCGCGGCCCGGCCGATGTGGCCTACCGCGTGTTCGCCCGGAACCGCCGCACGATTTCTCGTGCCGCGGCGCCGCTGATCGACGCCGTGCGCGCGCTGCGGGCCCGGCAGATGGCGCGGCGGATGCAGCAGTGCGCCGGCGGTGCCTGCTCGGTGGATCAAGACGAAGGGAGGACAACATGA